The following are encoded together in the Candidatus Bandiella woodruffii genome:
- a CDS encoding NADH-quinone oxidoreductase subunit C, with translation MQDIAKLHKDLIEDQSLKMIIEEIEEKNGELSVKIRAEHLTTFLFQMRDGMQYLFKVLLDVCAVDYPGNDKRFVIVYHLLSIEHNLRIRVKVWVNEDDFVPTIKDIFSSSHWYEREVWDMYGILFIGNDDLRRILTDYGFSGYPMRKDFPLTGYVEVRYDAAKQGVVYESVKLAQEYRNFDCKSPWEGEDYILPGDEKASK, from the coding sequence ATGCAAGATATAGCCAAACTACACAAAGATTTAATTGAAGATCAAAGTCTAAAGATGATTATCGAGGAAATTGAAGAAAAAAACGGGGAGCTATCGGTGAAAATTCGCGCTGAACACTTAACAACTTTTTTGTTCCAAATGCGTGATGGGATGCAATATTTATTCAAAGTATTACTGGATGTGTGCGCAGTTGACTACCCAGGTAACGACAAAAGATTTGTTATAGTATATCACCTATTAAGCATAGAGCATAACTTGCGAATAAGAGTAAAGGTTTGGGTAAATGAGGATGATTTTGTACCAACAATCAAAGATATATTCAGCTCATCTCACTGGTATGAAAGGGAGGTATGGGATATGTATGGCATTTTGTTTATTGGTAATGATGATTTAAGGAGGATTTTAACTGATTATGGCTTCTCGGGATATCCTATGAGGAAAGATTTTCCACTAACTGGTTACGTGGAAGTCAGGTATGATGCTGCCAAACAAGGCGTGGTGTATGAAAGTGTTAAGTTAGCACAAGAATATAGAAATTTTGACTGTAAAAGCCCATGGGAAGGCGAAGATTATATATTGCCTGGTGATGAAAAAGCAAGTAAGTAA
- the groES gene encoding co-chaperone GroES, with the protein MKFQPLHDRVLVERLDQESKTESGIIIPDTAKEKPMQGRVIEVGSGTKDEKGNIVSLDVKVGDKVLFAKWGGTEVKLENKEYLIMKESDILGIIKE; encoded by the coding sequence ATGAAATTTCAACCATTACATGATAGGGTTCTAGTTGAAAGACTGGACCAAGAGAGTAAAACAGAAAGTGGTATTATTATTCCGGATACCGCTAAGGAAAAACCTATGCAAGGGCGCGTTATAGAAGTGGGTTCTGGCACAAAGGATGAAAAGGGTAATATCGTATCTTTAGACGTTAAGGTTGGGGATAAAGTTTTATTCGCAAAATGGGGCGGCACTGAAGTGAAGCTTGAAAACAAGGAATATTTGATTATGAAAGAATCAGATATTTTAGGGATAATAAAAGAATAA
- a CDS encoding COQ9 family protein has protein sequence MTEHISHLKQKVLSSVIGILPYEPFDGNIISKACADMGLEPQYGDLLFPNGRMGVLEMFRDSIDQQMTERVNNELEQINSITSRIYEAIKIRLEILAEYKIAISKINTFFSTPWNHHKLYPYTWHSINLIWRVAGKDKSTDFNYYTKRGLLTAIYLSTVLYWISDDSEDFSDTQNFLRRKLRLVGKIGGKIHSLRRSRKRG, from the coding sequence ATGACAGAGCACATCAGCCACTTAAAGCAAAAAGTGTTATCATCAGTTATTGGGATACTACCTTATGAACCTTTTGATGGCAATATAATTTCTAAAGCTTGTGCAGATATGGGGCTTGAGCCACAATATGGAGATTTACTTTTTCCCAATGGAAGGATGGGGGTGCTTGAGATGTTCCGGGATAGCATAGACCAACAAATGACAGAAAGAGTTAATAATGAGCTTGAGCAAATAAACAGCATAACTTCCAGAATATATGAGGCAATAAAAATTAGGCTTGAAATTCTAGCTGAATATAAAATTGCCATTTCTAAAATCAATACGTTCTTTAGTACTCCATGGAACCATCATAAGCTTTATCCATACACCTGGCATAGCATTAATTTGATATGGAGAGTTGCTGGTAAAGACAAATCTACAGACTTTAATTATTATACTAAAAGAGGATTGTTAACAGCTATATATTTATCAACCGTGTTGTATTGGATTTCGGATGATTCAGAAGATTTTAGTGATACACAAAACTTCTTAAGAAGGAAACTACGCTTGGTAGGAAAGATAGGTGGGAAAATACACTCCTTACGAAGATCAAGGAAACGTGGCTGA
- the mraY gene encoding phospho-N-acetylmuramoyl-pentapeptide-transferase has product MLQIIADFLIKYSSFFNVFQYITFRSGAALFTSFLIMLIFGSRFISFLSSFQKHGQPIREDGPQNHLIIKKGTPCMGGILIILAVLASTILWGNIGNSYIWLLNFALIAFGLIGGIDDYKKLKFNNSKGLSAKLKFSLQLILSLIVVFTVSKISTANHSTTIFFPFFKNLMLDMGVFYFIFTMCVVVGSSNAVNLTDGLDGLAIGPIIIISAFFAIIAYLTGNIVFANYLKIAYIKNSGEIMVFCSALIGAGLGFLWYNAPPAKVIMGDTGSLALGAVVGIISIITKHEIILFITGFVFVFEAISVILQVYSFKLRGKRIFKMAPIHHHFEKIGWSEPTIVIRFWILAIIFALIGLASLKIR; this is encoded by the coding sequence ATGTTACAAATTATTGCTGATTTCTTAATAAAATATTCATCATTTTTCAATGTGTTCCAATACATTACATTCAGAAGTGGGGCAGCGTTGTTTACCTCTTTTTTAATCATGCTAATTTTTGGTAGTCGATTTATAAGTTTTCTTTCATCATTTCAGAAGCATGGGCAACCCATTAGGGAAGATGGTCCGCAGAACCATCTTATAATTAAAAAGGGGACTCCATGCATGGGCGGGATACTAATTATATTGGCAGTATTAGCATCTACCATATTATGGGGAAATATAGGTAATAGTTATATTTGGCTATTGAATTTCGCTTTGATAGCATTTGGTTTGATAGGCGGGATTGACGATTACAAGAAGCTAAAGTTTAATAACTCCAAAGGTTTATCAGCTAAGTTGAAGTTCTCTTTGCAGTTGATTTTAAGCCTTATAGTGGTTTTTACGGTTAGTAAGATCAGCACTGCAAACCATTCTACCACAATATTTTTCCCTTTCTTTAAAAACTTAATGCTAGATATGGGGGTGTTTTATTTTATTTTTACTATGTGCGTTGTTGTTGGTTCGTCTAATGCTGTTAATCTTACTGATGGGCTGGATGGATTGGCTATAGGTCCAATTATCATAATATCCGCATTCTTTGCCATAATTGCATACCTAACTGGGAATATTGTGTTTGCTAATTATTTAAAGATTGCTTACATAAAGAATTCTGGAGAAATCATGGTGTTTTGTTCAGCTTTGATTGGTGCAGGATTGGGGTTTTTATGGTATAATGCACCCCCTGCAAAAGTCATTATGGGAGATACTGGCAGTCTTGCTTTGGGCGCTGTGGTTGGAATTATCAGTATCATTACAAAACACGAGATTATACTGTTTATAACTGGGTTTGTCTTTGTTTTTGAAGCCATTTCTGTTATCTTACAAGTATACTCTTTTAAACTGAGGGGAAAACGAATATTTAAAATGGCGCCAATACACCATCATTTTGAAAAAATTGGATGGTCTGAACCAACTATAGTGATTAGATTTTGGATTTTAGCGATAATATTTGCTTTGATAGGGCTTGCAAGCCTTAAAATCAGATAA
- a CDS encoding IS6 family transposase, translating to MEVSHETIRAWCIKFGKRFLDIIKKKQRKVKDKWHLDEMSIKINGKYFILWRAVDEDGYEIDVFLQTRRNKKSAIRFLSRLLQSNPVPRVIVTDKLKSYTKPIKEMCPKTEHRRHKGLNNRVENAHQPTRRKEKCLIKFKSPSGVQQTLSLMGKIRNIFSVDVGRYINSSSKQKEMFFEAKSIWDHAAQSIAAA from the coding sequence ATAGAAGTAAGCCATGAAACGATAAGAGCATGGTGTATTAAATTTGGAAAAAGGTTTTTAGATATAATCAAGAAGAAGCAGAGGAAAGTAAAGGATAAATGGCATTTGGATGAGATGAGCATTAAAATTAACGGTAAATATTTTATTTTGTGGAGAGCTGTAGATGAAGATGGATATGAGATAGATGTCTTCCTACAGACCAGACGTAATAAAAAGTCTGCGATAAGGTTTTTATCAAGATTATTACAATCAAATCCAGTACCCAGAGTAATCGTGACAGATAAATTAAAAAGCTATACCAAACCTATAAAAGAAATGTGCCCTAAAACAGAGCATAGGCGCCATAAAGGATTAAATAATAGGGTTGAAAATGCACACCAACCAACACGCAGGAAAGAGAAATGCCTAATAAAATTCAAATCTCCTTCTGGGGTACAGCAAACTCTTTCTTTGATGGGAAAAATAAGGAACATATTTTCAGTAGATGTGGGCAGGTATATTAACAGTTCTAGCAAGCAAAAAGAAATGTTTTTTGAAGCTAAATCTATTTGGGATCACGCCGCTCAATCCATAGCTGCTGCATAA
- a CDS encoding MFS transporter, with the protein MLAIAARLGGMFALAVALFSISAGLNWRLAFYIGAVIAVIGLFARIRLRETPDFSDFKRRMKIKTEVLKQNLGIEYPLSVYKEKIDKRALLGYIFTAMIVAVSVHTTYVYLGGFMKESLGMTAAKVINQNLKVSSCTIVMGILMISFVKKYHPLKITAVAIGIFFLFLPIIPYWLTNTESLVSLFIRECCHKIDKMLK; encoded by the coding sequence GTGCTTGCCATTGCTGCACGATTAGGTGGCATGTTTGCTCTGGCCGTTGCTTTGTTTTCTATTTCAGCAGGCCTTAATTGGAGATTAGCATTTTACATTGGAGCAGTTATAGCTGTGATTGGCTTGTTTGCAAGAATAAGATTAAGAGAAACACCTGACTTTTCTGATTTTAAACGCAGAATGAAAATTAAAACTGAGGTGCTTAAACAAAACTTAGGGATTGAATACCCCCTCTCTGTTTATAAGGAAAAAATAGATAAAAGAGCATTATTGGGTTATATTTTTACCGCAATGATTGTAGCAGTGTCTGTTCATACTACTTATGTATATCTTGGTGGGTTCATGAAAGAATCTTTAGGTATGACTGCTGCTAAAGTGATTAATCAGAATCTAAAGGTTTCCTCATGCACTATAGTAATGGGCATATTGATGATAAGTTTTGTGAAAAAGTATCATCCTTTAAAAATAACTGCTGTAGCGATTGGTATATTTTTCCTTTTCTTACCAATTATTCCGTATTGGCTTACTAATACAGAAAGTCTGGTTTCTTTATTTATAAGGGAGTGTTGCCATAAGATAGATAAGATGCTAAAATGA
- the ubiA gene encoding 4-hydroxybenzoate octaprenyltransferase: MKKQVSNRFQKIVTKCNNLISSVGQKSHNLFLQLHHCCNSSPYARLMRLHEPVGILLVLLPVLWALVAASSNVFQFMLWLPIFIIGAVATRSAGCILNDIVDREIDKYVERTKKRPLTNGELSVIQAKKFVIIPVGVSLIILLFLPIKAIFFGILAGVLTALYPFAKRYSNFPQIFLGLIFNLGVFIAWFTIQDYLSFVPILIYIAAVLWTIGYDTIYAHQDKQYDRKIGVKSMAITLQNQTKEVVRYLYRMAILLLGLAGLNLNLNAVFFLLIFLVSLKLNEQIDDVELDSPTDCKNKFYSNVDYQLIILLAFTLGEI; this comes from the coding sequence ATGAAAAAGCAAGTAAGTAACCGATTCCAAAAAATAGTCACAAAGTGTAACAACTTAATAAGCTCAGTTGGACAAAAAAGCCATAATCTTTTTTTGCAATTACACCACTGTTGTAATAGTTCTCCGTATGCAAGACTTATGCGTTTGCATGAGCCTGTTGGTATTTTGTTGGTTTTGCTCCCAGTCCTTTGGGCTTTGGTTGCCGCTTCTTCAAATGTTTTTCAGTTTATGTTGTGGCTACCCATCTTCATTATAGGTGCAGTGGCCACACGAAGTGCTGGATGCATATTGAACGATATTGTGGATCGGGAAATTGATAAGTATGTTGAAAGAACTAAAAAGAGACCCCTTACAAATGGCGAACTGTCAGTTATTCAGGCTAAAAAATTTGTTATTATCCCTGTTGGCGTGTCACTTATCATATTGTTATTTTTACCAATCAAAGCAATATTTTTTGGGATTTTGGCGGGGGTGCTTACTGCACTGTATCCTTTCGCAAAGAGATATAGTAATTTTCCACAAATTTTTCTTGGACTTATTTTTAATTTAGGCGTGTTTATTGCATGGTTTACGATCCAAGATTATTTATCCTTTGTTCCAATTTTAATTTATATCGCAGCCGTGCTTTGGACAATAGGCTATGATACAATTTACGCACATCAAGATAAGCAATATGATAGAAAAATCGGCGTGAAGTCCATGGCAATTACTTTACAAAACCAAACTAAAGAAGTAGTGAGATACCTATATAGAATGGCAATATTGCTATTGGGATTGGCTGGTTTAAACTTAAATCTTAATGCTGTTTTTTTTCTTTTGATATTTTTGGTATCATTAAAGCTGAATGAACAAATTGATGATGTTGAGCTTGACTCGCCAACGGACTGCAAAAATAAGTTCTACAGCAATGTTGATTACCAGCTAATAATCCTCTTAGCTTTTACGCTGGGCGAGATATAG
- the holA gene encoding DNA polymerase III subunit delta, with protein MGDDFGQVVCATDKLLKKYFGDEKYYTDTFHYSDLQKDVSILRNSLQSLQLFSQKKAIIIKSAGDTIKKEMLEVIKSRNSDYLLIIQGDGLKKSSKTYKELESLNNTCLISCYKLDVRYMTIFVDKFLKSHGVRYQREIPQIIVNYLPDNVLLAQNELEKMVQYLGEEELTIEIIEKILAGVKDFSCINLCSSIVFKDQKKMLEQLRRMEGEGINYISVIRMLQNQFAKVLYVKKEEQDKKIKTDAIINNLRPPVFFKEKAILVEMCNNMSYGNAIQIMNELIQLEISCKFTSFNPNTLLYNYIIQKVE; from the coding sequence GTGGGTGATGATTTTGGCCAAGTGGTGTGTGCAACTGATAAGCTGCTAAAAAAGTATTTTGGTGATGAGAAATATTATACAGACACATTTCATTATAGTGATTTGCAAAAAGACGTTTCCATATTACGAAATAGCTTGCAATCACTACAATTATTTTCGCAAAAAAAGGCTATTATAATAAAAAGTGCGGGTGATACCATAAAGAAAGAAATGCTTGAAGTTATAAAAAGCAGAAATAGCGATTATTTGTTGATCATACAGGGAGATGGGCTGAAGAAATCCTCGAAAACATATAAGGAACTAGAGTCTCTTAATAATACATGTCTTATTAGCTGCTATAAACTGGATGTTAGGTACATGACCATTTTTGTTGACAAATTTCTTAAGAGCCACGGGGTGAGGTATCAAAGAGAGATCCCACAGATTATAGTCAATTATCTGCCGGACAACGTTCTTTTGGCACAGAATGAGCTTGAAAAAATGGTCCAATATTTGGGGGAGGAAGAATTAACAATTGAAATTATTGAAAAAATTTTGGCGGGTGTTAAGGACTTTTCCTGTATCAACTTATGTTCAAGTATTGTATTTAAAGATCAGAAGAAAATGCTGGAGCAGCTAAGAAGAATGGAAGGTGAGGGGATTAACTACATTAGTGTTATAAGGATGTTGCAAAATCAATTTGCCAAAGTACTTTATGTAAAGAAAGAGGAGCAAGATAAAAAAATCAAGACAGATGCAATTATTAACAATCTAAGGCCACCAGTATTTTTCAAGGAAAAAGCCATTCTTGTTGAGATGTGCAATAATATGAGTTATGGGAATGCGATCCAGATAATGAATGAATTAATTCAGCTTGAAATTAGTTGCAAATTTACAAGTTTTAATCCAAATACATTACTATACAATTATATAATCCAGAAAGTAGAGTAG
- a CDS encoding IS1 family transposase produces MWTAVDRDRFKTVAFKVGSGDKENYVDLARELGEKYQIRYMCTDGYEVYCHYKIAQIHLQTKSETCLVESFNSSLRDMLARLNRKTKRFSKCSEMLRLSLVLFFNKALALSIYL; encoded by the coding sequence ATATGGACTGCTGTCGATAGGGACAGATTCAAAACTGTTGCGTTTAAAGTAGGTTCAGGTGATAAAGAAAATTACGTAGATTTAGCTCGTGAGCTAGGAGAAAAATACCAAATTCGTTATATGTGTACAGATGGGTATGAGGTCTATTGTCATTATAAAATTGCTCAAATACATCTGCAGACAAAGTCTGAAACTTGTTTGGTTGAGAGCTTCAATTCCTCCTTAAGGGATATGCTTGCTAGATTAAATCGCAAGACTAAACGCTTTAGCAAGTGTTCTGAAATGCTAAGATTATCCCTTGTTTTATTTTTTAACAAAGCTTTAGCTCTTTCTATCTATTTATGA
- the map gene encoding type I methionyl aminopeptidase, producing MKYENNVIIHQEEDFEGMRKAGVLAASVLDYITDYVKPGITTDELNTLCHDKIIENKAIPAPLNYRGFPKSICTSVNHVVCHGIPGDKKLQEGDILNIDVTVILDGWHGDTSRMYFVGKKISLKAKRLVNFTYEAMMRGIEIIKPGVPLYEIGRTIQEYIEGFGYSTVRDYCGHGIGRKFHTAPSVLHYYDKKNDLILQKGMFFTVEPMINVGGYQTHLLQDGWTVVTKDNSLSAQFEHTIGVTDDGHEIFTKSPKNYTLPSYV from the coding sequence ATGAAATACGAGAACAATGTAATAATCCATCAAGAAGAAGATTTTGAAGGTATGAGAAAAGCAGGGGTATTAGCTGCTTCAGTACTTGACTATATTACTGATTATGTAAAGCCAGGTATTACTACTGATGAGCTCAATACATTATGTCATGACAAAATCATTGAGAATAAAGCGATTCCTGCTCCATTGAATTACAGAGGATTCCCAAAGTCAATTTGCACCTCAGTTAACCATGTTGTTTGCCATGGAATACCAGGGGATAAAAAGCTGCAGGAAGGCGATATACTAAATATAGATGTTACTGTCATATTAGATGGCTGGCATGGTGACACAAGCAGAATGTATTTTGTGGGCAAAAAAATCTCATTGAAGGCGAAAAGACTGGTGAACTTCACATATGAAGCAATGATGCGTGGTATTGAGATTATAAAACCAGGTGTTCCGCTTTATGAAATTGGTAGGACAATTCAGGAATATATTGAAGGCTTTGGGTATTCTACCGTAAGAGACTACTGTGGGCATGGAATAGGGAGAAAGTTCCATACAGCACCTAGCGTTTTGCATTATTATGACAAAAAGAACGATTTAATTCTGCAAAAGGGCATGTTTTTCACAGTTGAACCAATGATAAACGTTGGGGGATATCAAACACATTTATTACAAGACGGTTGGACGGTTGTAACAAAGGATAACTCACTTTCTGCACAATTCGAACACACAATTGGAGTTACAGATGACGGGCATGAGATATTCACAAAATCCCCCAAGAATTATACTCTCCCATCTTACGTATGA
- a CDS encoding O-methyltransferase has protein sequence MARTEDTTKRQQYIRSLYCKEEAAFSDVFQTAGEKKGIQLSPEEGKLVSMILAIHKAKYVLEIGTLVGYSCCWIASVLPEDGKVITIEKSKENFEIAKKNFATTKFKDKIITINADGATYLKGLELDYQLDAVFIDAKKVDYPAYLNLSYTLLRKGGLIIADNTLLFGGVYDSQPGEMQEAMKKFNMEISDTEKYRSLIFPTNEGLTVAIKI, from the coding sequence ATGGCACGGACTGAAGACACAACAAAAAGACAGCAATACATAAGGTCACTATACTGCAAAGAAGAGGCAGCTTTTTCAGATGTTTTTCAAACAGCTGGGGAGAAAAAAGGTATACAATTAAGCCCAGAAGAAGGCAAATTAGTTAGCATGATATTGGCGATTCACAAGGCAAAATATGTCCTTGAAATTGGAACCTTGGTTGGTTACTCATGTTGTTGGATTGCATCTGTTCTTCCTGAGGACGGCAAAGTTATTACCATTGAAAAGAGTAAAGAAAATTTTGAAATCGCAAAGAAAAATTTCGCCACCACCAAATTTAAAGATAAAATTATAACAATTAACGCAGATGGAGCCACCTATCTGAAAGGTTTAGAGCTGGACTATCAATTGGACGCAGTTTTTATAGATGCGAAAAAAGTCGATTATCCAGCATACCTGAATTTATCCTATACTTTATTAAGAAAAGGAGGGTTAATAATAGCCGATAATACTTTGCTGTTTGGTGGGGTATATGACAGTCAACCCGGTGAGATGCAAGAAGCTATGAAAAAATTTAACATGGAAATTAGCGATACGGAAAAATATAGAAGTCTGATTTTCCCAACAAATGAGGGATTAACAGTAGCTATCAAAATATAA
- a CDS encoding DDE-type integrase/transposase/recombinase: MPGAHSVPRVIVTDKLKSYTKPIKEMCPKTEHRRHKGLNNRVENAHQPTRRKEKCLIKFKSPSGVQQTLSLMGKIRNIFSVDVGRYINSSSKQKEMFFEAKSIWDHAAQSIAAA, translated from the coding sequence ATGCCCGGCGCACATTCAGTACCCAGAGTAATCGTGACAGATAAATTAAAAAGCTATACCAAACCTATAAAAGAAATGTGCCCTAAAACAGAGCATAGGCGCCATAAAGGATTAAATAATAGGGTTGAAAATGCACACCAACCAACACGCAGGAAAGAGAAATGCCTAATAAAATTCAAATCTCCTTCTGGGGTACAGCAAACTCTTTCTTTGATGGGAAAAATAAGGAACATATTTTCAGTAGATGTGGGCAGGTATATTAACAGTTCTAGCAAGCAAAAAGAAATGTTTTTCGAAGCTAAATCTATTTGGGATCACGCCGCTCAATCCATAGCTGCTGCATAA
- a CDS encoding MFS transporter, translated as MTNNASKLSRQQKEAVALLSIGTFLEYFDLMLYVHMAVLLNGLFFPQDNPTTAKLMGALAIVMTFVLRPIGGFVIGWIGDEIGRKATIVITTLIMATSCLMMATVGTYAEIGITATIIVMVCRMLQGFSSLGEVMGASLYLSEIFKPPHRYMAWHVECLPLLHD; from the coding sequence ATGACTAACAACGCCAGTAAGTTGAGCAGACAGCAAAAAGAAGCCGTAGCCCTTCTGTCAATTGGTACTTTTCTTGAGTACTTTGACTTAATGCTATACGTTCATATGGCCGTTCTTTTGAATGGACTGTTCTTCCCGCAAGACAATCCAACTACTGCTAAACTAATGGGGGCTTTAGCTATTGTTATGACTTTTGTTTTAAGACCAATTGGAGGGTTTGTCATTGGATGGATCGGAGATGAGATTGGTAGAAAGGCAACTATAGTTATCACCACATTAATCATGGCTACATCGTGCCTGATGATGGCAACAGTAGGAACTTATGCAGAAATAGGCATAACAGCAACGATTATAGTGATGGTATGTAGAATGTTACAGGGGTTTTCATCATTGGGAGAAGTGATGGGAGCGTCACTTTATTTATCGGAAATTTTTAAGCCACCTCACAGATATATGGCATGGCATGTGGAGTGCTTGCCATTGCTGCACGATTAG
- the groL gene encoding chaperonin GroEL (60 kDa chaperone family; promotes refolding of misfolded polypeptides especially under stressful conditions; forms two stacked rings of heptamers to form a barrel-shaped 14mer; ends can be capped by GroES; misfolded proteins enter the barrel where they are refolded when GroES binds), which translates to MTKIIHTGSEARDKLLKGIKICADTVGATLGPRGRNVVIEKSFGAPKITKDGVTVAKEIELEDKLNNLGVQVLREAANKTNDRAGDGTTTTVVLGEAITREGIKAVTAGMNPMDLKRGIEAASEKVLQAIKSASKNISSSEEIAQVATISANGDADIGDKIAKAFEKVGKDGVITVEEANKSDEFEVEIVEGMNFDRGYLSPYFITNSEKMTCELENAYVLLFEKKISNIQQMLPLLEAVVQSGKPLVIIAEDVEGEALATLVVNKLRGGLKIAAVKAPGFGDRRKAMLEDISTVIGGQLISEDLGQKLENVTIQDLGSAKKIIISKDDTTIVHGAGDKKDIDARCKQIKAQIAETKSDYDREKLEERLAKLAGGVAVLKVGGVTEVEVKEKKDRVEDAYHATKAAIAEGIVPGGGCTLLYASKVLEGMKGKNADETAGIDIVKRSLSAPIRKILENAGVESSMIVGKLLEQSKNTMIYDAQNHEVVDAFKKGIIDPTKVVRNVLQSAVSVASLLITTEATITENPEKKEAAGMGMPGGMGGMGGMGM; encoded by the coding sequence ATGACAAAAATAATTCATACAGGTAGCGAAGCAAGAGACAAATTGCTAAAAGGGATTAAAATTTGTGCAGATACAGTAGGTGCAACTTTAGGGCCAAGAGGTCGAAATGTGGTGATTGAAAAATCTTTTGGGGCTCCAAAGATCACAAAAGACGGCGTTACTGTCGCAAAAGAAATCGAACTGGAAGATAAGCTAAACAATCTTGGAGTTCAAGTACTAAGGGAAGCCGCAAACAAAACTAATGATAGGGCTGGCGATGGAACCACCACTACAGTAGTACTTGGTGAGGCAATAACACGTGAAGGTATTAAAGCTGTGACTGCTGGAATGAACCCTATGGACTTAAAAAGGGGTATTGAAGCAGCAAGTGAGAAGGTACTTCAGGCAATCAAATCCGCTTCTAAAAATATTTCTTCATCGGAAGAAATAGCACAGGTAGCAACAATCTCAGCAAATGGTGACGCTGACATTGGTGACAAAATTGCTAAAGCTTTCGAAAAAGTTGGCAAAGATGGAGTTATTACCGTTGAAGAAGCAAATAAAAGCGATGAATTTGAAGTTGAAATTGTTGAAGGTATGAACTTCGATAGAGGTTATTTATCACCATACTTCATCACAAATTCTGAAAAAATGACATGTGAGTTAGAGAATGCATATGTGTTATTATTCGAGAAAAAAATCAGCAATATCCAGCAAATGTTGCCATTGCTTGAAGCAGTGGTGCAATCTGGCAAACCATTGGTGATTATTGCCGAAGATGTTGAAGGTGAAGCTCTTGCAACACTTGTTGTGAATAAATTAAGGGGAGGTTTGAAAATTGCCGCTGTTAAGGCGCCTGGCTTTGGGGATAGAAGAAAAGCAATGCTTGAAGATATTTCGACAGTGATTGGGGGTCAGCTTATTAGCGAAGATTTAGGACAAAAACTTGAAAACGTTACAATCCAAGACCTTGGTAGTGCCAAAAAAATTATAATCTCCAAAGATGATACCACAATTGTACATGGCGCTGGCGACAAGAAAGATATCGATGCAAGATGTAAGCAAATTAAAGCTCAAATCGCTGAAACAAAATCTGACTATGACAGAGAAAAACTTGAAGAAAGGCTGGCTAAATTAGCAGGTGGAGTTGCAGTTCTTAAAGTTGGTGGCGTGACCGAAGTTGAGGTGAAAGAGAAGAAAGATAGGGTAGAAGATGCATATCATGCAACAAAAGCAGCTATAGCAGAGGGTATCGTTCCTGGTGGGGGTTGCACGTTGTTGTATGCGTCTAAAGTGCTTGAAGGTATGAAAGGTAAAAATGCTGATGAAACTGCAGGAATAGACATCGTAAAGAGGTCACTGTCTGCTCCAATCCGCAAGATACTTGAAAATGCTGGTGTTGAAAGCTCTATGATTGTTGGGAAACTATTGGAACAGAGTAAAAACACCATGATATATGATGCGCAAAATCATGAAGTGGTTGATGCTTTCAAAAAAGGTATTATCGACCCTACAAAAGTAGTGAGAAACGTATTGCAAAGCGCTGTTTCAGTTGCATCATTATTAATCACCACAGAGGCAACTATCACTGAAAATCCTGAGAAAAAAGAAGCTGCAGGAATGGGCATGCCGGGTGGTATGGGCGGTATGGGTGGTATGGGAATGTAA